AATAGGTTCTCGCCGCGCGCCACCAGGCTGACGCCATGGCCGACCGGCAGACGCGCGATCGCATCCAGTGTCAGCGCGTCGGGCAGGATGTCGCTTTGGAGGTCGTCCTCGAACTGCCGGGCGACGTAGCGCAGCGTGGTCGACAACGATGGCCCCTGCGCCGGGCTGTAGGCGATCGTCGCGCTGGCCGCATGGCGCGGACTTTGCGCGGGCGTAAGGCCGTCGAATGCCGCGCTGGGCGCGTGGACGCTGCTGTGGCTATAGGCATAGGATGCCGACAGGCGGATATCGCCCAGCGCCGCCGCCGCAGTCAATTCGATGCCCTTGGCGACGATGCGATCGACATTCCGGCGCTGGCGTATGTTGGTCGCGATTGTGACATTGGCGATGGCGTTGTCCAGCCGGTTGTAGAAAGCGGTGGCGGACAGGGTGACGCCCGACAGCGGCGTCAGGTCGATGCCGGCCTCCGCCCCCTTCAGTTTCTCCGGATTCAGTGCGGCATTGGCCTGCGTCGTGATCGGAAAGACCACGAACGGCCGGTAAAGTTCATTGAGCGTCGGCAGGCGAAAGCCGCTATAGGCCGCCGTGCGCAGCGCGATCGCGTCGTTCGCGCGATAGAGCGCCCCGATCCGGCCCGACATGGCCCAGTCCGATCGGTTAGCAAAGTCGCCGCCCGTCGTCGCGCCGCTGGTCGCGCTGACCTGACGATAGAAGCCTTGGCGGATCGACCAGCGATCCCCCCGTACGCCGCCGGTCAGCACCAGCTTGCCCCCAAGACCTTCCGGCGTCCAGTCATCCTCGGCAAAGACGCCTGTGGCCCACTGGTTGCCGCCCGCGTGGCGCAGGAAGGTGCGCGGATTGCCCGCGACATTGGCGTTATAGGCGTCCTCATACAGGTCGCCAGTGGCGAAGCGGCTATCGATGCCCAGTCGCAGCACATGGTCCGGGCCGACCGGCGGGCGGATCTCGATCTTGCCGCCGATGCCCGTCGATGGCGTGTTGCGCTGGTCCAGCGATTTGCGAAAAGGCGCGCTGGACGCAATCACGATGTTGGAAAAGTTGCGCGCCTGGATATAGGCCAGCGCATCGACCTGCCACGATCCGCGGTGGATATAGCGGACGCTGGCGTCCTGCCCCTGGCTCATACTGTCCGCGCCTGCAAAGCGCAGCGTACGATGATCCTCGAACAGGGTCGCGCGAAACTGGAGTTCGGATATGGCGGACAGCGGCGCGACCGCGCGGATATTGGTCGACCAGCCATTATAGGCGGCTGGCACGGTGGCGGCGACGCGCTGATCCCGGGGCGTGGTCTGAAAACCGTCACCCCGGTCCCACCGCCCCGATAGCGAGACATAACCGCCGCCCAGATCCCGGGTCAGGCCTGCGGACATTTCCGTCGCATCGCGGCTGCCATAGAAAGCGCTGGCGGAAAAGTTGGGCAACTGGTCGCGCGTCGCGCTGGCCAGTTCGATCGCTCCGGCGACCGCCCCCGCGCCGAACGCGCCAATGCCACCACCACGCGTTACGCGCATGACGGAAAGCCGGTCGGACACCAGCGCGCTGAAAGGGATATAG
This window of the Sphingobium sp. CR2-8 genome carries:
- a CDS encoding TonB-dependent receptor plug domain-containing protein is translated as MKITVLPALIMFSPAVALAQSPEPSRVDAAQIVVTGTGLPLPPGTPAYGSVVIDRQRLLDSASGRIESALGDVAGFQQFRRSDSRSSNPSNQGATLRALGGNASSRTLVLLDGVPVADPFFGYIPFSALVSDRLSVMRVTRGGGIGAFGAGAVAGAIELASATRDQLPNFSASAFYGSRDATEMSAGLTRDLGGGYVSLSGRWDRGDGFQTTPRDQRVAATVPAAYNGWSTNIRAVAPLSAISELQFRATLFEDHRTLRFAGADSMSQGQDASVRYIHRGSWQVDALAYIQARNFSNIVIASSAPFRKSLDQRNTPSTGIGGKIEIRPPVGPDHVLRLGIDSRFATGDLYEDAYNANVAGNPRTFLRHAGGNQWATGVFAEDDWTPEGLGGKLVLTGGVRGDRWSIRQGFYRQVSATSGATTGGDFANRSDWAMSGRIGALYRANDAIALRTAAYSGFRLPTLNELYRPFVVFPITTQANAALNPEKLKGAEAGIDLTPLSGVTLSATAFYNRLDNAIANVTIATNIRQRRNVDRIVAKGIELTAAAALGDIRLSASYAYSHSSVHAPSAAFDGLTPAQSPRHAASATIAYSPAQGPSLSTTLRYVARQFEDDLQSDILPDALTLDAIARLPVGHGVSLVARGENLFDERVVTRNAGGSMDLGTPRTLWIGVSFTG